A region of the Apium graveolens cultivar Ventura chromosome 6, ASM990537v1, whole genome shotgun sequence genome:
TTATGTTGCATTATGCTTATGGTGCTGTCAAGAAGTCTGTGCATGCTTATGTTAGTCGTGCGGGCGGGCGGGTTATCGAGGTGAAATTTCCGTTTCCGTTGTTGGGTAATGAGGGCATTGTGGATGAGTTTAGGAAAGCGTTGGAGATGGGGAGAATGGGGGGCAAGAAAGTTAGGTTAGCGGTGATTGATCATATTACGTCGATGCCTTGTGTGGTTATTCCGGTTAAGGAGTTGGTGCAATTGTGTCGAGATGAGGGTGTTGATTTTGTTTTTGTTGACGGGGCACATGGTATTGGGAGTGTTGAGGTTGATGTTAATGATATTGGTGCGGATTTCTACACGAGTACTTTGCATAAGTGGTTTTTTTGTCCGCCTGCGGTTGCGTTTTTGCATTGCGCGAATAAGGATATGATGAAGGATTTGCATCATCCGGTGGTTTCACATGAGTATGGTAATGGATTAGTGGTGGAGAGTGGATGGATTGGGACTAGGGATTATAGTGCTCAGGTTGTGGTTCCGGAGGTGATGGAGTTTGTGAGTAGGTTTGAAGGTGGGATTGACGGTATAAGGAGGAGGAATCATGAGAAAGTTGTGGAAATGGGAGATATGCTGGTGAAGGCGTGGGGGACGAATCTTGGTTCGCCACCTGAGATGTCTTCGAGTATGGTTATGGTAGGACTGCCTGTTTCTTTAGGGATTTCTAGTGATTCGGATGCTTTGAAATTGAGGACACACTTGAGAGATAGTTATAAGATTGAAGTGCCTATTTATTATAGAGCTCCAGAAGatggtgaagttgatccagtCACGGGCTATGCTAGGATTTCTCATCAGGTTTATAATAAATTAGACGACTATTTGAGGTTCAGGGATGCAGTTATTAAACTTGTTGCTGAAGGGTTTACTTGTGGGCTTCTTCAGAGTTGAGAAGGTATGTTGCTTAGTGCAGTTAATGTCAAACCAAttgttttttttttatattttacaTGAAAAGCTCAAGCTGAAAAATATTTTACAATTACCTAACAAATACATTTCATGTTGCAACATGTCTGGAATAGGATCTTCCCTTTGTCCTTTTCCGGTCATCTAATCTGGCAATCTATAGGTCCATTATTGTTTTCTAAGCATGTGACTACATTTTTTTATCTAAGGAAAGCGCTACACTTTTTCCTAGGAATCTATTATTTTGAAGAAGATGTGTATGACCGAGTATGATGGCAGCACCATCTTATCTTCAAATATCGACCCTGAAATTTTTTAGTCCCTTTGTTCGACAAATTAGAGGTCCTCTATGATGTGTTGATCTTATGTCAAGGTTGTGTAGGTCCCACCTTTTACTTTAATGTGCATAAAAGAAGTCTCTGTTTGTCATGGGTGCATTTCCAGTTGTACAACAAGGATTCTGCTTATTTAAAATTATGCGTTTAATAGTCCAGGCGTCGAACTAAAGTTTCTAGATCTACATgagtatgtatatgatgtttttAGGAGACCATCGGCATATTCTTATTTAAGTTTTCATTGAAAATTAAAAAAGATTTCACCAGAACACCTTTTTTTTGCTGCTAGCATCAGTAATTTGTCTTTAAACCATAGTTGTGATAAACAGGATTTTTacaacaaatatatatatatatatatatggcattttaagttatttgtttagataaaaaaaatcattttctcATATACATAGGTGTCATTTTTTTAACGTGTATATATAAGGTCTAACTGAGTCAAGTAATATAGACGTTTTAAAGTGATAATGTGGTTTAGTTTAAAATGAGGGGTTACACCACGTTAACTAAAAATTAGGAGGCAGTTAATCTTTTGATTTATAAATACAATGTGCTGATTAACATGTATATTGCATTGAGGTACGTCTTCTTTTCTCTCTTATTTTATCTGCTATCCTGGTGTTTTACTATCGCATTCACACATACACATGTAAATTGTATCTTATATGACACTATTGTTTAAGTTTTATATATGTATCAATGTCACTACAATCCTGGAATTCTATATTTTTGTTACTGCATTTTGTTACTTAGTTTGTTAACATGTTTGTATATGGCATACATGTACAtctatttaattaattaagtatttGATACTTATTATCTTGTTTGTATTAATTTatcttttattttcttatttaatcTTTACAAAGTTATTAAATTGTAATAATTGTGAAAACAGTgtgtttaaataatttttatagtTGCGAGATTTTAAGAATTATGCTGTGATATTTTTTATATGATCATGTTGGTtgatatttttctaaatttagATATTATACAAAttcttatattttgatatttttgatcTAAATAATAGAATATGGGTATCAAATTTCGCATTTACTAAACATAGTTTTTACATGGTAATGTGTGCATGGTACCTATTAGGTATTATTTATTAAAGTGCACTAGTTAATATTTAAATCATAAAGTATATATTTTACGTTTAAGTTAGTTGATTGGATTAGACACTTTTATTTATCTAAAAGTATAGTACTGTACTACTTGCATGTCCTGGTGGTGACCACCATatctttatataattttaattaagtTACATGCCTTTGTGTTTTACTGTGACCTGCACTACAATTAGCATTGGTAATTAAAATGTTTTAGCGGACTTGTACTTAAAACCTAATCATGTTACtaatatattttgttttaattttattACTCAAATCATATAGGTTTGATTCGTATTCGTTGAAGTGATAAATTGTTGAAGTGATACTTGTGCTtctaaggtaagttaactcttcacactttattttattttgaaatcttttaaatatttttgcactgcttttattttagaaattatggatcaagtaccctgttttagATATAAGAATTTCTAGTGAGCTCTGACTTATCAACCGGTTATTAATTGCACATAGTTCCAGAGCTAGCATTTGATACCTTATAagggagtgctacttatgatgccttcgagtgctacttatgatgccttcGGGAGCACACACTATATGATACCTTAGTAATGAGCgcattattgacagaaattatgaacttttatTACTGTCATCAGGTATTTATGGCCTTAGCGAGCTGTGGAATTAACTTATGTtttatgtcatatggattttggacaatgattttggttttataaaaattatgaactacttgatccactagtgtagaattGTTTTTTTGCCGAGCTTTTTGGCTCATTACTTGCAAATTTTCAGGTACTTAGCTTTGGGAGATCTTAAGAGTGGACTTGATTTGAGCTTTCTTTGGAATAATGTTTTggtgattatgtttgtattggagctgcgtctTCAGGATTTGACTTTATTTTCAGCTTAACTGATTTTATTTCTGTCttggattttagaattttatggaCAACTGGAAACTTATTTGAAGTATGAATAAAATTTGGAGTTTTAACTTAATATTTAAGTGCAATTTATTGTCTAAAAAGTCGGGATATTACAATAGTAGCCTGAATATCGATCTGTTTCACCCAGTGTTCTTAAACGGCAACAAATGTGCAGAAGCGCAAGGGGCCTCCTGCGGCTAAAGTGTTATATATAATGAAGCAGACTATAGAAAATTAGAAATTGATGTATATTTGAATTATGTGTAAACACTTGATATATTAAATAATAACAATGACCTCAAGTGCAGACTAACTTCTCAAAATAAAGAACTAGGTCTTTGTTTCATATTTATTTGAGACACTAAGAAGCTAATAAAAACAATATTTTTGCACAAACATCTTTCTCGTCCCCGAAATTTTCCAGATGCTTGTTCTATACAAATTTGACCCCCTCTCCTTCCTCATTCTCAATTTCTTCGATTAGACTGCTAGTAGATGATCCAGATGATACATTCATTTTTTTGCATTGGTCACTCTTGATTCTAGGCATAAGTGCGCCTTTCTTTGCCCTCTGCGCTTTGAAAGCGCTTCTAGTGAGGCTTTTTAATTTGCTCTGTGCTTTTTGAAAGCGAAACACAGTATGTGTGCTTTGCTGCACTTAAGCATCAGTTTTGATTACCCTGGTTTGACGTTGAGTATGTACATCCGAACTTTTATTCTATGTTGTGATGTTAGATGTAAATATCCTTGCAGAGCTTTTAAATTTTTGCTGTAACATTTTCAAAATAGCCTCAACTTTCTTTAATGCATCCTAAATCCTGAAAGATGTAATAATCTTGGAGTACCTGTTTCTTGCTTTATTGCATCATAATTTTTCTGATCTCATGCTTCCTTTTTTGTAGTTGGAACGGTCATGCTGAAGCAGCTTTAAGAATACTAGATGTCAGAGCTGCAAAACAGTTGTGATGGATCCGAGATCCTCAGGACCCGAATAACACAAGAGTGAAACACTGTTTGTTGTTTTTCAGTTGCCTTAAGTGCAGAATTAACATCACAGAGACAATCGCAACTCTATGCATTATTGTGTTACATACATAAATGGCGTGTTGTTTGTTGTTATAAATGAATTGTTGATAGCAGTCAAATGCATTTCATGAGCAAattatctctttctttctttctGTTTTCTTTTTAGAACACCATAGTATAGTATAAAAATAAAGATCATGTTTTAGCCTGTAGAAGTTGATTACAGTTCACAATTTTTTTTGTTGGCAATCATGTGATTAGAGTTGTTTAGTTTAACAAAGTGGTTTAGGTTTCCTTTGACTGACCGGATATTTGGTTACCCCTTGCTTCCGAGTTTTAAAAAGGAATGAAAGCAAGTGTAAGGTAAGTACTTTCACTTTCACTCATACAGTCGTAATCATGCTTCCGAGTTTTAAAAAGGAACGAAAGCAAGTGATGATGAATGTAAAATTGGCATACTTTCACTCCAAAAATGGGATGAAAGTACTTTACCTTCTAATCATTTACTTCCCTTTAAAACTATAGCATGGGTTGCTCTTGAAAATGGCGGAACCTGGGTCGGTTTAGATGCAAAAGATTCATCTTTTGCTGAACAATATGGACTAAGAAGTACTTAATATTAGTTTACATATTGAACAATTCAACGATCAATCGATCATGACTCTGCTTTGTTCAGAGTTTGTGAAGGACTTTTACATCGACAAACAGTCTAATGATTATTAACACCACCACAGAAGCATATACAACATACAACGATAGGAATGGCATGTTTGAGCTTGTCATACAACTTAACCAGAAATCCTCAAAGAAAATACATCCTTCATAACATACGTATCGAGATATCTTCATAATGTCCTGCAGATTTCCTACATGATTATGTAAAGAAAACCCGCTAATCATTTCTTTGTGTCATACACAGCTATATTTTGGGGTTCACATTCAGGGCTAAATAGTCGAACCAGCAATGATGTGGTTGAGCTTACAGAGACGGCACCACAAGCAGCCCACCTTAGACTCCGGGGAACAGTGATTCTAGGACCTGCAATGACATGTCAAATATATAAGTCAGTTGTAACTTGTCGCAAAATGCAGGTCATATCTTTGCCTCTTCCTTCTTTTAAATTGTATAGAAATATATTTAAGCTAGAAAACTTCTACAACATCAATGAAAAGATGATTCATCCAACATATCCCCAGTCCCTGAAGCTAAAAGACACCATATATGTTTCAAAAATGTGAATTGACGGAACTATATCTAAACAGGAGAAGTGTCAATTTGTAGGTAGGAAGAAAGAAAGATGAGAACCGATTTGTTCCCTCCCCACAACAAAGTCTCTGTTGGGTTTATCTCACTATTTTGTGTAACGAAGGAGAAAAAGGTCAGAAAGATGGAACAAACCATAGTGCAAGCGACAGAGAACCCAAAACCCTAATGCTCCTCCAACAGTGAAAATTCCAGCAGTCTGTCGCATCAATCTTGAGCAAGGTTTGCAATCTGATCTCATCAGTTCACCATCGGAAAATCCACATAAACGTCTTAGGGCCATTCCTCACTTTTTTAATGTCTCCACTAAACAGTGCTGCAGGCTATCAGTCTTTAAAATTTCAATCTGTTGTAGCTCCTACGACACAATGCATATGACTTGGGCTTGCCACATTAGAAAAATATATATAAGTATGTGCCTGAATTTCAATTTTAATACAACAACCAGGTTGAAATAATATTATTGCACGTTCTATATAGAGAAATGAACATAAATACTACTATCATCCAGAGACGATGAAGTTCTATCCTAGTTCCTACTTCATTTTACAGCTGAAAAAACTGAACTTGAGAACTCTCTCCTTGTACTAGCATCTTCAAGTGAAAGCAACCACAAAACCAACAACGGTGCTTACATTAACACTCTACAACTCTCTCCTTGTACTAGCATCACGAGCGGAACAAGGAGGCA
Encoded here:
- the LOC141668600 gene encoding putative L-cysteine desulfhydrase, chloroplastic, which translates into the protein MGNKDSPLITPSELLSEFSHHDPTIARINNGSLGSCPSSIIAAHQHHQLQWLKQPDDYYFNTLKPSVLSARHFIRHLVCANSVDEVCLVDNATTAAAIVLQHVSWCFLEKRFDFGDAVVMLHYAYGAVKKSVHAYVSRAGGRVIEVKFPFPLLGNEGIVDEFRKALEMGRMGGKKVRLAVIDHITSMPCVVIPVKELVQLCRDEGVDFVFVDGAHGIGSVEVDVNDIGADFYTSTLHKWFFCPPAVAFLHCANKDMMKDLHHPVVSHEYGNGLVVESGWIGTRDYSAQVVVPEVMEFVSRFEGGIDGIRRRNHEKVVEMGDMLVKAWGTNLGSPPEMSSSMVMVGLPVSLGISSDSDALKLRTHLRDSYKIEVPIYYRAPEDGEVDPVTGYARISHQVYNKLDDYLRFRDAVIKLVAEGFTCGLLQS